One Azospirillum sp. TSA2s genomic region harbors:
- a CDS encoding Fur family transcriptional regulator encodes MPSRLEELCVKKGLKMTDQRRVISRVLSEATDHPDVEEVHRRASAIDPRISIATVYRTMRLFEEAHVIDRLDFGDGRARYEETRTDHHHHLIDVDSGEVIEFTNDEMERLKESIARELGYDLIGHRLELYGVPRKRRTDKSES; translated from the coding sequence ATGCCCTCGCGCCTTGAAGAACTGTGCGTGAAGAAGGGATTGAAGATGACCGACCAGCGCCGCGTGATCTCGCGCGTGCTGTCGGAGGCGACGGACCACCCCGATGTGGAGGAAGTGCACCGCCGTGCATCCGCCATCGACCCGCGCATTTCCATCGCCACGGTCTATCGCACGATGCGGCTGTTCGAGGAGGCGCACGTCATCGACCGGCTTGATTTCGGTGACGGCCGTGCACGCTACGAAGAGACCAGAACCGATCATCACCACCATCTGATCGATGTCGACTCAGGAGAAGTGATCGAGTTCACCAACGATGAAATGGAACGGCTGAAGGAAAGCATAGCCCGCGAACTTGGCTATGACCTGATCGGCCATCGGTTGGAACTGTACGGTGTTCCGCGCAAACGCCGCACTGACAAATCTGAGTCTTAA
- a CDS encoding carboxymuconolactone decarboxylase family protein: MAFRFTVAADAPSLYATLFATAKAIRGSGLPTGLVHLIDLRVSQINGCAYCIDLHTKEARHDGQSEERIAALAEWERSDLFLPDERAAFAWAEVLTRTQHDRIDDAYRALQRHFSAEQIAQLTVTAAQINAWNRVGIAQHVEGTAVGMAA; encoded by the coding sequence ATGGCTTTCCGTTTCACCGTCGCCGCCGATGCTCCGTCCCTGTACGCCACGCTGTTCGCCACCGCCAAGGCCATCCGCGGCAGCGGCCTGCCGACCGGGCTGGTCCACCTGATCGACCTGCGCGTGTCGCAGATCAACGGCTGCGCCTATTGCATCGACCTGCATACCAAGGAAGCCCGCCACGACGGCCAGTCGGAAGAGCGCATCGCCGCCCTTGCCGAGTGGGAGCGGTCGGACCTGTTCCTGCCTGACGAGCGCGCCGCCTTCGCCTGGGCCGAGGTGCTGACCCGCACCCAGCATGATCGCATCGACGACGCCTACCGGGCGCTGCAACGCCATTTCAGCGCCGAGCAGATCGCCCAGCTGACGGTGACGGCGGCGCAGATCAACGCCTGGAACCGCGTCGGCATCGCCCAGCATGTCGAGGGCACCGCCGTCGGGATGGCGGCGTGA
- a CDS encoding DsrE family protein produces MSTALPETMSITGAGGTSALSIVLFAGGFDRVHYALVMASAAAATNRKVTLFFTGRALRALVHETEPGVLGWHDLDPADDGSTPVARDRYFATHGLATFEELLEACVAMGVTVMACEMGLRALGLPPGVSLRADVPVATGGVVTFLNHASGGAPGGGAMLFI; encoded by the coding sequence ATGTCCACTGCCCTGCCTGAAACCATGTCTATTACGGGAGCCGGCGGCACGTCGGCCCTGTCTATCGTCTTATTCGCCGGCGGCTTCGACCGCGTCCATTACGCACTGGTGATGGCCAGCGCCGCGGCGGCCACCAACCGCAAGGTCACGCTGTTCTTCACCGGCCGCGCCCTGCGCGCCCTGGTGCATGAGACGGAGCCGGGGGTGCTGGGCTGGCACGATCTGGACCCGGCCGACGACGGCAGCACGCCGGTGGCGCGCGACCGCTATTTCGCCACCCACGGCCTCGCCACCTTCGAGGAGCTGCTGGAGGCCTGCGTCGCCATGGGCGTCACGGTGATGGCCTGCGAGATGGGGCTGCGGGCGCTGGGACTGCCGCCGGGCGTCTCGCTGCGAGCCGACGTGCCGGTCGCCACCGGCGGAGTCGTCACCTTCCTGAACCATGCGTCCGGCGGGGCGCCGGGCGGCGGCGCCATGCTGTTCATCTGA
- a CDS encoding HAMP domain-containing sensor histidine kinase, whose amino-acid sequence MKPFDVPPPVLKNPAEPAMDEPAFTAAGLAVPVPPLTLDQECAAALARFQRQPELAALPVVDGDGRVAGLLERGRLLPDGGGEGDGRRLVSAAMDPHPLLIEGATPLAEIGRRLAKLKPAALVTGFLVAEQGRYLGVGTVTGLMARSAEQTELRARQLEEARRQAEQAIRAKTAFLANMSHEIRTPLTAMMGFAELLEQEVLGPHAIPLYREYARDIAESGRHLMELINDLLDLSKADADRLELVDGTVDVVRVTIGTARLLAERASRHGVSIATEVPLDLPPLRADERKLRQMLLNLLSNAVKFTPINGVVTLGARMAADGALWLSVHDTGIGMTGEELGKALEPWGQVDSALARSQIGTGLGLPLTKRLIELHGGRLDVVSRRDEGTTMSLVFPAERVGRG is encoded by the coding sequence ATGAAGCCATTCGATGTCCCGCCTCCCGTCCTGAAGAATCCGGCGGAGCCGGCCATGGACGAGCCTGCCTTCACCGCCGCGGGGCTGGCCGTTCCGGTGCCGCCGCTGACCCTGGACCAGGAGTGTGCCGCCGCGCTCGCCCGCTTCCAGCGCCAGCCGGAGCTTGCCGCCCTGCCGGTGGTCGACGGCGACGGCCGCGTCGCCGGGCTGCTGGAGCGTGGCCGGCTGCTGCCGGACGGCGGGGGAGAGGGGGATGGCCGGCGGTTGGTCTCCGCCGCGATGGATCCGCATCCGCTGCTGATCGAAGGGGCGACCCCGCTGGCGGAGATCGGGCGACGGCTGGCCAAGCTGAAGCCGGCGGCGCTGGTGACGGGATTCCTGGTGGCGGAGCAGGGCCGCTATCTCGGCGTCGGCACGGTGACCGGGCTGATGGCGCGCTCCGCCGAACAGACGGAACTGCGCGCCCGCCAGTTGGAGGAGGCGCGCCGGCAGGCTGAGCAGGCGATCCGGGCCAAGACCGCCTTCCTCGCCAACATGAGCCACGAGATCCGCACGCCATTGACCGCGATGATGGGCTTCGCCGAGTTGCTGGAGCAGGAGGTGCTGGGGCCGCACGCCATCCCGCTCTATCGCGAATACGCCCGCGACATCGCCGAGAGCGGCCGGCACCTGATGGAGTTGATCAACGACCTGCTCGACCTGTCCAAGGCCGACGCCGACCGGTTGGAACTGGTGGATGGCACGGTGGACGTGGTGCGGGTGACGATCGGCACGGCGCGGCTGCTGGCCGAGCGGGCGTCGCGCCATGGCGTGAGCATCGCCACCGAGGTGCCGCTGGACCTGCCGCCGCTGCGGGCGGACGAACGCAAGCTGCGCCAGATGCTGCTGAACCTGCTGTCCAATGCGGTGAAGTTCACCCCGATCAATGGCGTGGTGACGCTCGGCGCCCGCATGGCGGCGGATGGCGCCTTGTGGCTGTCGGTGCACGACACCGGCATCGGCATGACCGGGGAGGAACTGGGCAAGGCGCTGGAGCCCTGGGGGCAGGTGGACAGCGCGCTGGCCCGCAGCCAGATCGGCACCGGCCTGGGACTGCCGCTGACCAAGCGCCTGATCGAACTGCATGGCGGCCGTCTGGACGTCGTCAGCCGCCGCGACGAGGGCACCACCATGTCGCTGGTCTTCCCGGCCGAGCGGGTGGGGCGGGGGTAG
- the htpG gene encoding molecular chaperone HtpG: protein MTEERLSFQAEVSRLLDIVAHSLYSEKEVFLRELVSNASDACDRLRYAALTQPELSADDPNLKVRLLVDKDARTLTVADNGIGMNREDLVENLGTIARSGTAAFMKSLEGAEKGDGKKDVNLIGQFGVGFYSAFMAADKVTVLTRKAGEATGWRWESDGKGEFTIAETDGLSRGTKIVLHLREGDDEYLDEARLGGIVRKYSDHIAIPILFGEGEDAKALNSASALWTRSKSEITADQYKEFYHHVGHAFDDPWLTLHWRAEGALEYTNLLYVPSTKPFDLFDPKRAHRVKLYVKRVFITDAAEGLIPPYLRFLRGVVDSEDLPLNISREMLQHNPMLAKIKAGITRRVLSELSKKAKDTENAAEYDSFWENFGAVLKEGLYEDYEHRDELLKLLRFRTTAGEELVSLEQYVARMKEGQDAIYTISGDDIDTLLRSPQLEGFKAKGVEVLLLTDPVDEFWMPSVGVYDGKPFKSVTRGGADLGKIKGEEAEKPEEKTPEGELTDLLALLKLTLSDAVKDVRKSERLTDSAVCLVADDNDMDMHLERLLKQHKQLNGEVGKRILEINPSHALIKRLAERAKGTGATDALEDAAWLLLDQARIVEGEALPDPAAFARRLASAMEKGLA from the coding sequence ATGACCGAGGAACGGCTCAGTTTTCAAGCCGAGGTCAGCCGTCTGCTCGACATCGTCGCCCACTCGCTCTACAGCGAGAAGGAAGTGTTCCTGCGCGAACTGGTCTCCAACGCGTCGGACGCCTGCGACCGCCTGCGCTACGCGGCGCTGACCCAGCCCGAACTCTCGGCCGACGATCCGAACCTCAAGGTCCGCCTGCTGGTCGACAAGGACGCGCGGACCCTGACCGTCGCCGACAACGGCATCGGCATGAACCGTGAGGATCTGGTCGAGAATCTCGGCACCATCGCCCGCTCCGGCACCGCCGCCTTCATGAAGTCGCTGGAAGGCGCGGAGAAGGGCGACGGCAAGAAGGACGTCAACCTGATCGGCCAGTTCGGCGTCGGCTTCTATTCCGCCTTCATGGCCGCCGACAAGGTCACCGTGCTGACCCGCAAGGCCGGCGAGGCCACCGGCTGGCGCTGGGAATCCGATGGCAAGGGCGAGTTCACCATCGCCGAGACCGACGGCCTGTCGCGCGGCACCAAGATCGTTCTGCATCTGCGCGAAGGCGACGACGAGTATCTCGACGAGGCCCGGCTCGGCGGCATCGTCCGCAAATATTCCGACCACATCGCCATCCCGATCCTGTTCGGCGAGGGTGAGGATGCCAAGGCGCTGAACAGCGCGTCGGCCCTGTGGACCCGGTCGAAGTCGGAGATCACCGCCGACCAGTACAAGGAATTCTACCACCATGTCGGCCACGCCTTCGACGACCCGTGGCTGACCCTGCACTGGCGGGCCGAAGGGGCGCTGGAATACACCAACCTGCTCTATGTGCCCTCGACCAAGCCCTTCGACCTGTTCGACCCCAAGCGCGCCCACCGGGTGAAGCTGTACGTCAAGCGCGTCTTCATCACCGACGCGGCTGAAGGGCTGATCCCGCCCTATCTGCGCTTCCTGCGCGGCGTGGTCGACAGCGAGGATCTGCCGCTGAACATCAGCCGCGAGATGCTGCAGCACAACCCGATGCTGGCCAAGATCAAGGCCGGCATCACGCGGCGCGTCCTGTCGGAACTGTCGAAGAAGGCCAAGGACACCGAGAACGCGGCCGAATACGACAGCTTCTGGGAGAACTTCGGCGCGGTGCTGAAGGAAGGCCTCTATGAGGACTACGAGCACCGGGACGAGCTGCTGAAGCTGCTGCGCTTCCGCACCACCGCCGGCGAGGAACTCGTCTCGCTGGAACAGTATGTCGCCCGCATGAAGGAGGGCCAGGACGCCATCTACACCATCAGCGGCGACGACATCGACACCCTGCTGCGCAGCCCGCAGTTGGAAGGCTTCAAGGCCAAGGGCGTCGAGGTTCTGCTGCTGACCGACCCGGTGGACGAATTCTGGATGCCGTCGGTCGGCGTCTATGACGGCAAGCCCTTCAAGTCGGTGACCCGCGGCGGCGCCGATCTCGGCAAGATCAAGGGCGAAGAGGCCGAGAAGCCGGAGGAGAAGACTCCGGAGGGCGAGCTGACCGACCTGCTGGCCCTGCTGAAGCTGACCCTGTCCGACGCGGTGAAGGATGTCCGCAAGTCCGAACGCCTGACCGACAGCGCCGTCTGTCTGGTCGCCGACGACAATGACATGGACATGCACCTGGAACGCCTGCTGAAGCAGCACAAGCAGCTGAACGGCGAGGTCGGCAAGCGCATCCTGGAGATCAACCCGTCCCACGCCCTGATCAAACGTCTGGCCGAACGGGCCAAGGGCACCGGCGCCACCGACGCGCTGGAGGATGCCGCCTGGCTGCTGCTCGACCAAGCCCGCATCGTCGAAGGCGAAGCCCTGCCCGACCCCGCCGCCTTCGCCCGCCGTCTGGCAAGCGCGATGGAGAAGGGTCTGGCGTAA
- a CDS encoding response regulator, producing MAFSIEANIRMPGYGGRRAVVADADRIQREALAGHLSGRGFQVSQTADALEALTLIGAEAPVVALLPLDHEGDEGDRAAALAAMLYPQTRILMTGPRMPNLPFPILPRPVDLTALDRWLDEATA from the coding sequence GTGGCTTTCAGCATCGAAGCGAACATCCGGATGCCGGGTTACGGCGGGCGCCGCGCCGTGGTCGCCGATGCCGACCGCATCCAGCGCGAGGCGCTGGCCGGGCATCTGTCCGGCCGCGGCTTCCAGGTTTCGCAGACCGCCGATGCGCTGGAGGCCCTGACCCTCATCGGGGCGGAGGCGCCGGTCGTGGCCTTGCTGCCGCTCGACCATGAGGGCGACGAGGGCGACCGCGCCGCGGCGCTTGCGGCGATGCTCTATCCGCAGACGCGCATCCTGATGACCGGCCCGCGGATGCCGAACCTGCCCTTCCCCATCCTGCCCCGCCCGGTCGATCTGACCGCGCTCGACCGCTGGCTGGACGAGGCGACGGCTTAA
- a CDS encoding HAD family phosphatase — protein sequence MQTTSVPPRGIEPRISLTPPAPLLATAPDSPVSGPLVSGPAGVAFFDFDGTLIHGDSLPMFVGEVIGRRRAALALADAIRSALHRHVRGRGPGCDFPGSVKAIYLKRTLRGLPVADALAAAERMIPRVRWHQPMLDVLKEHRRQGRRVVVATGALDLYMPALLRGLEVDDLLATGMEVVDGTLTGRLSTANCVRLDKAERVTGWIAGNGPVAATWGYGNHPSDLPMLALMHKGEVVRIRRRSNHR from the coding sequence ATGCAAACGACGTCCGTTCCGCCCCGCGGCATCGAGCCCCGGATCAGCCTCACGCCGCCCGCGCCGCTGCTGGCGACGGCTCCCGATTCGCCGGTTTCCGGGCCATTGGTTTCCGGGCCGGCCGGCGTGGCCTTCTTCGACTTCGACGGAACGCTGATCCATGGCGACAGCCTGCCGATGTTCGTCGGCGAGGTGATCGGCCGGCGCCGCGCCGCCCTGGCGCTGGCCGACGCCATCCGGTCGGCCCTGCACCGCCATGTTCGCGGCCGCGGGCCGGGCTGCGATTTTCCGGGCTCGGTCAAGGCGATCTACCTGAAGCGCACCCTGCGCGGCTTGCCGGTGGCCGACGCGCTGGCCGCGGCGGAGCGGATGATCCCGCGCGTGCGCTGGCACCAGCCGATGCTCGACGTGCTGAAGGAGCATCGCCGGCAGGGCCGCCGCGTGGTGGTCGCCACCGGCGCGCTCGACCTCTACATGCCGGCGCTGCTGCGCGGGCTGGAGGTGGACGACCTGCTGGCGACGGGCATGGAGGTGGTGGACGGCACGCTGACCGGCCGGCTCAGCACCGCCAACTGCGTGCGCCTGGACAAGGCGGAGCGGGTGACCGGCTGGATCGCCGGCAACGGCCCGGTCGCCGCCACCTGGGGCTATGGCAACCATCCCAGCGACCTGCCGATGCTGGCGCTGATGCACAAGGGCGAAGTGGTCCGTATTCGACGAAGGTCGAACCACAGGTAG
- the sigJ gene encoding RNA polymerase sigma factor SigJ, translating to MTALADPDTALAVFAGERARLRALAYRLLGSVAEAEDALQDAWLRWSAVAPGSVGSAPAFLTTLVTRLALDRLRSARVARERYYGLWLPEPEVADWDDGAEDGPEDGAGSESVPLAMLLLLERLAPDQRAVFVLREAMDLDYAEIAGMLGKSVEACRQIMRRARARMAEPSAAMADPDAGRRLAAAFAEASVRRDYAAIVALLSDDAQWLSDGGGMVRTAVKPLFGADRIARFLIGVQRKRAVSFRFVPVRVNGGPGLLAELGGSSFRSVLAFDVADGRILRVYQVANPQKLERVRSF from the coding sequence GTGACGGCGCTGGCCGATCCGGACACCGCGCTCGCCGTCTTCGCGGGCGAGCGGGCGCGGCTGCGCGCCCTGGCCTACCGGCTGCTTGGTTCGGTGGCGGAGGCGGAGGACGCGCTGCAGGATGCCTGGCTGCGCTGGTCCGCGGTGGCGCCCGGCAGCGTCGGGTCGGCCCCCGCCTTTCTGACGACCCTGGTGACGCGGCTGGCGCTCGACCGGCTGCGCTCCGCCCGGGTGGCGCGGGAGCGCTATTACGGGCTGTGGCTGCCCGAGCCCGAGGTCGCCGATTGGGATGACGGGGCGGAGGACGGGCCAGAGGACGGGGCTGGGTCCGAGTCGGTGCCGCTGGCGATGCTCCTGCTGCTGGAACGGCTGGCGCCGGACCAGCGGGCGGTCTTCGTCCTGCGCGAGGCCATGGATCTGGATTACGCGGAGATCGCAGGCATGCTCGGCAAGTCGGTCGAGGCCTGCCGCCAGATCATGCGGCGCGCCCGCGCCCGCATGGCCGAGCCGTCCGCCGCGATGGCCGATCCGGATGCCGGGCGCCGTCTGGCCGCCGCCTTCGCCGAGGCCAGCGTGCGGCGCGACTATGCCGCCATCGTCGCCCTGCTGTCGGACGACGCCCAGTGGCTGAGCGACGGCGGCGGGATGGTGCGGACGGCGGTCAAGCCGTTGTTCGGTGCCGACCGCATCGCCCGCTTCCTGATCGGCGTCCAGCGCAAGCGCGCCGTCAGCTTCCGATTCGTGCCGGTGCGGGTCAATGGCGGGCCGGGGCTGCTTGCCGAGTTGGGCGGGTCGTCGTTCCGCAGCGTGTTGGCCTTCGACGTTGCTGACGGCCGGATCCTGCGGGTTTATCAGGTCGCCAATCCGCAGAAGCTGGAGCGGGTGCGGAGCTTTTAA
- a CDS encoding molybdopterin-synthase adenylyltransferase MoeB codes for MDFTDTQLHRYSRHIVLPEVGGIGQEKLLRSKVLVVGAGGLGAPLLLYLAAAGVGTIGIVDDDTVDLSNLQRQVIHDESSLGRPKVESAAARIRALNPDVRVETHRTRISRDNAMELIAGYDLVADGSDNFATRFLLNDACFLAGKTLVSAAILRFDGQLTTFKAHLGAPHPCYRCLFPEPPPRGAVPSCSEGGVLGALAGSVGSLQATEVLKELLGLGESLSGSLLMMDTLYASYQRISIKRDPDCALCGDHPTIHDLSAH; via the coding sequence ATGGACTTCACGGATACCCAGCTTCACCGCTATTCCCGCCACATCGTGCTGCCGGAAGTCGGCGGCATCGGCCAGGAAAAGCTGTTGCGTTCCAAGGTGCTGGTCGTCGGTGCCGGCGGCCTGGGCGCGCCCCTGCTGCTCTATCTGGCGGCGGCCGGCGTCGGCACCATCGGCATCGTCGACGACGACACGGTCGACCTGTCGAACCTGCAGCGTCAGGTGATCCACGACGAGTCGTCGCTCGGCCGCCCGAAGGTGGAGAGCGCCGCCGCCCGCATCCGGGCGCTGAACCCGGATGTCCGGGTCGAGACGCACCGGACGCGGATCAGCCGCGACAACGCGATGGAGCTGATCGCCGGCTATGATCTGGTCGCCGACGGATCGGACAATTTCGCCACGCGCTTCCTGCTGAACGACGCCTGCTTCCTGGCCGGCAAGACCCTGGTGTCGGCGGCGATCCTGCGCTTCGACGGGCAGTTGACCACCTTCAAGGCGCATCTGGGCGCGCCGCACCCCTGCTATCGATGCCTGTTCCCGGAACCGCCGCCGCGCGGCGCCGTGCCGTCCTGCTCGGAAGGCGGGGTCCTCGGGGCGCTGGCCGGCTCCGTCGGTTCGCTGCAGGCGACGGAGGTGCTGAAGGAACTGCTGGGGCTGGGCGAGAGCCTGTCGGGCAGCCTGCTGATGATGGACACGCTTTATGCGTCCTATCAGCGCATCTCCATCAAGCGGGATCCCGACTGCGCGCTTTGCGGCGATCATCCGACGATCCACGACCTCTCCGCCCATTGA